The following proteins are encoded in a genomic region of Actinomadura sp. NAK00032:
- a CDS encoding type III polyketide synthase, whose translation MRVAAVRTVVPEHHYDQDQITRAVVERAAAKEQIVRRLHAATQVTGRRLALPIDEYVKLDGFTEANGVYIETAVELAARAVGDVLDRAGISPQDVDHLVFCSSTGVATPSLDARVAQRVGLREDITRVPMFGLGCAAGAAGLSRVADYLRGRPERVAVLVCVELCSLTVQRDDSSMANLVASGLFGDGAAAVVALGDHRDTAGHRGPRVVASRSRLYPGTERLMGWDVGDHGLRVVLAADLVAHVEATLAGDVTSFLDDHGLAPGRVPSWVCHPGGPKVIEAIERELALEPGALDITWESLRTLGNLSSVSVLNVLEETIARRRPPDGTPGLLMALGPGFSAELVLLRW comes from the coding sequence ATGCGCGTCGCTGCAGTACGGACGGTCGTGCCGGAGCATCACTACGACCAGGACCAGATCACCCGGGCCGTCGTGGAGCGCGCCGCCGCGAAGGAGCAGATCGTCCGGCGCCTGCATGCCGCCACCCAGGTCACCGGCCGCCGCCTGGCGCTGCCCATCGACGAGTACGTCAAGCTCGACGGCTTCACCGAGGCCAACGGCGTCTACATCGAGACGGCCGTCGAGCTGGCGGCGCGGGCGGTCGGTGACGTCCTCGACCGGGCCGGGATCTCCCCGCAGGACGTCGACCACCTCGTCTTCTGCTCCTCGACCGGGGTGGCGACGCCCTCGCTGGACGCCCGCGTGGCGCAGCGCGTCGGGCTGCGCGAGGACATCACCCGCGTGCCGATGTTCGGCCTCGGCTGCGCGGCGGGCGCCGCCGGGCTGTCCCGGGTGGCCGACTACCTGCGCGGCCGCCCCGAGCGGGTGGCGGTGCTGGTGTGCGTCGAGCTGTGCTCCCTGACCGTGCAGCGCGACGACAGCTCGATGGCGAACCTGGTGGCCAGCGGCCTGTTCGGCGACGGCGCCGCCGCCGTGGTCGCGCTCGGCGACCACCGCGACACCGCCGGGCACCGGGGGCCGCGGGTGGTCGCGAGCCGCAGCAGGCTCTACCCCGGCACCGAGCGCCTCATGGGCTGGGACGTCGGCGACCACGGCCTGCGCGTCGTCCTGGCCGCCGACCTCGTCGCCCATGTCGAGGCCACCCTGGCGGGCGACGTGACGTCCTTTCTGGACGATCACGGGCTCGCCCCGGGCCGGGTCCCGTCGTGGGTCTGCCACCCCGGCGGCCCGAAGGTGATCGAGGCCATCGAGCGGGAGCTGGCGCTGGAGCCGGGCGCGCTCGACATCACCTGGGAGTCGCTGCGGACGCTCGGCAACCTCTCGTCGGTGTCGGTGCTGAACGTGCTGGAGGAGACGATCGCGCGGCGCCGCCCGCCCGACGGGACGCCCGGCCTGCTGATGGCGCTCGGGCCGGGGTTCTCCGCCGAACTCGTCCTGCTGCGATGGTGA
- a CDS encoding isoprenylcysteine carboxyl methyltransferase family protein, producing the protein MVRRGLRRGLRRGRGRRRGRSAGRSVNRYGVLIGLVAAERLAELAVARRNRAWALRNGGVEHGRRHYPLIAAAHAGLLGGALLEARRGRSPFIPALGWPMLAVALSSQALRWWCITSLGKRWNTRVIVVPGMPLVERGPYRRLRHPNYVAVVAEGAALPLVHTGWRTALLFTATNLCLLRTRIRVENEALGHAGTSSTATTAPPMCGSGGVGRGTAAAARSW; encoded by the coding sequence ATGGTGAGGCGGGGGCTGCGGCGCGGGCTGCGGCGCGGGCGGGGGCGGCGGCGCGGGAGGTCTGCCGGGCGGTCGGTGAACCGGTACGGCGTGCTGATCGGGCTCGTCGCCGCCGAGCGGCTGGCGGAGCTGGCCGTGGCGCGCCGGAACCGCGCCTGGGCGCTGCGGAACGGCGGGGTCGAGCACGGCCGGCGGCACTATCCGCTGATCGCCGCCGCCCATGCCGGTCTGCTGGGCGGGGCGCTGCTGGAGGCCCGGCGTGGGCGGAGCCCGTTCATCCCAGCACTCGGCTGGCCGATGCTGGCGGTGGCGCTCTCGTCCCAGGCGCTGCGCTGGTGGTGCATCACCAGCCTGGGGAAGCGGTGGAACACCCGGGTCATCGTGGTGCCCGGCATGCCGCTCGTGGAGCGCGGCCCTTACCGGCGCTTGCGGCATCCCAACTACGTGGCGGTCGTCGCAGAGGGCGCCGCCTTGCCGCTCGTCCACACCGGGTGGCGTACTGCGCTGCTGTTCACGGCGACCAACCTGTGCCTGCTCCGGACGCGCATCAGGGTCGAGAACGAGGCGCTCGGTCACGCTGGAACGTCGAGTACAGCCACGACTGCCCCGCCCATGTGCGGCTCTGGGGGAGTCGGACGAGGAACGGCGGCGGCCGCTCGGTCATGGTGA
- a CDS encoding aldo/keto reductase gives MGRLGFGAMQLPTGPGQARENSVAVARRAVELGVTLIDTAYLYGWGANEELLVEALHPFPDDVLVTTKVGVIPPEPPREAALCGRPEVLRDQVERALRRLRTERLELLQLHRVDPEVPLADQVGTLRDLRDEGKIGHIGLSEVTVAELDEARRIVDIASVQNRYNLLDREHDAVLDACTAAGIAFLPWRPVLPATTAGEVAAVAAELDATPAQVALAWLLGRSPVVLPIPGTASIGHLEENVAAAGLRLTDRQQARLDALSLDTAGA, from the coding sequence GTGGGGCGGCTCGGGTTCGGGGCCATGCAGTTGCCGACTGGTCCCGGGCAGGCGCGGGAGAACTCGGTCGCGGTGGCGCGGCGGGCCGTCGAGCTCGGCGTCACGTTGATCGATACCGCCTACCTGTACGGCTGGGGCGCCAACGAGGAGCTGCTCGTCGAGGCCCTCCACCCCTTCCCGGACGACGTGCTCGTCACGACGAAAGTGGGCGTCATCCCGCCGGAGCCGCCGCGCGAAGCGGCGCTGTGCGGGCGGCCCGAGGTCCTGCGCGACCAGGTCGAGCGGGCCCTGCGCCGCCTGCGCACCGAGCGGCTGGAACTGCTCCAACTGCACCGCGTCGACCCGGAGGTCCCGCTCGCCGACCAGGTGGGGACGCTCCGCGATCTCCGGGACGAGGGCAAGATCGGCCACATCGGGCTGTCCGAGGTGACCGTCGCCGAACTCGACGAGGCGCGGCGGATCGTCGACATCGCGAGCGTGCAGAACCGCTACAACCTGCTCGACCGCGAGCACGACGCGGTGCTCGACGCCTGCACGGCGGCGGGGATCGCCTTCCTGCCGTGGCGGCCCGTCCTGCCCGCGACCACGGCCGGCGAGGTCGCCGCCGTGGCCGCCGAACTCGATGCCACGCCGGCCCAGGTCGCCCTCGCGTGGCTGCTCGGCCGTTCGCCGGTCGTCCTGCCCATCCCGGGGACGGCGTCGATCGGGCACCTGGAGGAGAACGTCGCCGCGGCCGGGTTGAGGCTCACCGACCGGCAGCAGGCCCGGCTCGACGCCCTCTCGCTCGACACAGCCGGCGCGTAG
- a CDS encoding histone H1-like repetitive region-containing protein — MTESPRLARLGTHHAPDDSHPNPANAHRFPAARPPFCLAAHLPGGRPRPTVSHRGRPSAGPGNRYAPQRSIYPPHRRPPTPQPSHRPTATRRTTARHSAARHSAARHSAARHSAARHSAARHSAARRTAGHRTADRRTAARPSAARPTAARPTAARRTTGRRATARRSTARRSTARRTAGQRTAARRAAGRGWGRRVGLRARRSGRSTMIMKCAICLTPFASGAPSRWGGSGSGPCSCRLVPGRRGRTRSRWRGGPSSSASR, encoded by the coding sequence GTGACCGAAAGCCCCCGTCTCGCTCGCCTCGGGACTCACCATGCCCCCGACGATAGCCACCCGAACCCGGCCAACGCACACCGTTTTCCCGCGGCCCGTCCGCCATTTTGCCTGGCTGCCCACCTGCCTGGAGGCCGACCGCGACCGACCGTTTCCCATCGCGGACGTCCCAGCGCCGGGCCCGGTAACCGTTATGCGCCGCAGCGGTCGATCTACCCGCCACACCGCCGCCCGCCCACCCCCCAGCCGTCGCACCGCCCAACCGCCACCCGCCGCACCACCGCCCGCCATAGCGCTGCCCGCCATAGCGCTGCCCGCCATAGCGCTGCCCGCCATAGCGCTGCCCGCCATAGCGCTGCCCGTCATAGCGCTGCCCGCCGCACCGCCGGCCACCGAACCGCCGACCGTCGCACCGCTGCACGTCCCAGCGCCGCACGTCCAACCGCCGCACGTCCAACCGCCGCGCGCCGAACCACCGGCCGCCGAGCCACTGCCCGTCGCAGCACTGCCCGTCGCAGCACTGCCCGTCGAACCGCTGGCCAGCGGACCGCTGCCCGTCGGGCCGCTGGTCGTGGTTGGGGGCGCAGGGTCGGGTTACGCGCCCGGCGGTCGGGGCGAAGTACGATGATCATGAAATGCGCGATATGTCTGACACCTTTCGCATCGGGGGCGCCGTCGAGGTGGGGCGGCTCGGGTTCGGGGCCATGCAGTTGCCGACTGGTCCCGGGCAGGCGCGGGAGAACTCGGTCGCGGTGGCGCGGCGGGCCGTCGAGCTCGGCGTCACGTTGA
- a CDS encoding Cmx/CmrA family chloramphenicol efflux MFS transporter — protein sequence MPLPLYLLAVAVFAMGTSEFMLAGLLPDIAADLGVPVGTAGLLTSAFALGMVAGAPLVAAVARTWPRRTSLFGFICVFLVAHAVGAVTGSFPVLVVTRIVAALANAGFLAVALATAAALVPGDRKGRALAVLLSGTTAATIAGVPGGAVLGTLLGWRATFWAVAVLCLPAAIGVLRGLPPRTGRPDEADGPALQVELAQLRRPRLVLVMLLGALVNAATFGTFTFLAPIVTGTAGLAPIWVSAVLVLFGLGSFAGVTTAGRLSDKRPGLVIAVGGPLLLLGWLALGAFAASPVALLGLVFVQGTLSFALGSTLIARVLYEASGAPTMGGSYATAALNVGAVAGPLAAAATLDTSLADLGPVWTSGVLVAAALLLALPFRRILAS from the coding sequence GTGCCTCTTCCGCTCTACCTGCTCGCCGTGGCGGTCTTCGCCATGGGAACCTCGGAATTCATGCTCGCCGGCCTGCTGCCGGACATCGCCGCCGACCTCGGCGTCCCCGTCGGGACCGCCGGTCTGCTGACCTCCGCGTTCGCGCTCGGCATGGTCGCGGGTGCGCCGCTGGTGGCGGCGGTCGCGCGCACCTGGCCGCGGCGGACCAGCCTTTTCGGCTTCATCTGCGTGTTCCTCGTGGCGCACGCCGTCGGTGCCGTCACCGGGAGCTTCCCGGTGCTGGTCGTGACCCGGATCGTCGCCGCACTCGCGAACGCCGGGTTCCTCGCGGTCGCGCTGGCGACGGCGGCCGCGCTCGTGCCGGGCGACCGGAAGGGGCGCGCGCTGGCCGTCCTGCTGTCCGGCACGACGGCCGCCACCATCGCCGGGGTCCCCGGTGGTGCGGTCCTCGGCACCCTGCTCGGCTGGCGGGCCACCTTCTGGGCGGTCGCCGTTCTGTGCCTGCCCGCCGCCATCGGCGTCCTGCGCGGCCTTCCCCCGCGTACCGGACGGCCGGACGAGGCGGACGGCCCGGCGCTGCAGGTCGAACTCGCGCAGCTGCGGAGGCCGCGGCTGGTCCTCGTGATGCTGCTCGGCGCGCTGGTGAACGCCGCGACCTTCGGGACCTTCACCTTCCTCGCGCCCATCGTCACCGGCACCGCCGGGCTGGCGCCGATCTGGGTGTCCGCCGTGCTGGTGCTGTTCGGGCTCGGCTCCTTCGCCGGCGTCACCACCGCCGGACGTCTGTCGGACAAGCGCCCCGGCCTCGTCATCGCGGTCGGCGGGCCCCTTCTGCTGCTGGGGTGGCTGGCCCTGGGCGCCTTCGCCGCCAGCCCGGTCGCGTTGCTCGGCCTTGTGTTCGTCCAGGGGACGCTCTCGTTCGCTCTCGGGAGCACACTGATCGCGCGCGTCCTCTACGAGGCGTCCGGGGCCCCGACCATGGGTGGTTCATATGCGACGGCGGCGCTCAACGTCGGTGCCGTCGCGGGACCGCTCGCCGCCGCCGCAACGCTCGACACCAGTCTCGCCGACCTCGGCCCGGTCTGGACGAGCGGCGTCCTCGTCGCGGCGGCCCTGCTTCTCGCGCTGCCCTTCAGACGGATCCTGGCGAGCTAG
- a CDS encoding TioE family transcriptional regulator — protein MRPFDLAREHGISAQAVRNYERDGFIPAARRSASGYRIYTEAHAAALRAYLSLVQALGYAAAGQVMNALHDDRLDDALTVIDRGHHQLLRDRDTLSSVRQAVEHLTAEANTTPAHPDAAGPVSPDVADSVRPDAAAISAIGTIGAIGTIGDLAHRLGVTTATLRNWEDAGIIVPERDPATGYRVFRTTDVRDAELAHLLRRGGYLLDHIAAVVQQIRTAGGTDALSRSLDDWQEKLTARGLAMLKASAQLNDYLNQLDAAALTAAPGDG, from the coding sequence TTGCGTCCGTTCGATCTCGCGCGGGAGCATGGCATCTCGGCACAGGCCGTCCGCAACTACGAGCGGGACGGGTTCATCCCGGCGGCGCGGCGTTCCGCCAGCGGCTACCGCATCTACACCGAGGCGCACGCCGCCGCTCTCCGCGCCTACCTCTCCCTCGTCCAGGCGCTCGGTTACGCGGCGGCGGGCCAGGTCATGAACGCGCTCCACGACGACCGGCTGGACGACGCCCTGACCGTCATCGACCGTGGCCATCACCAACTCCTCCGCGACCGGGACACCCTCAGCTCGGTGCGGCAGGCGGTGGAACACCTGACGGCCGAGGCGAACACCACCCCAGCCCACCCGGACGCCGCAGGCCCTGTATCCCCGGATGTCGCCGATTCTGTTCGTCCGGACGCCGCCGCCATCAGCGCCATCGGGACCATCGGGGCCATCGGGACCATCGGGGATCTCGCCCACCGGCTAGGCGTCACCACCGCGACCCTGCGCAACTGGGAGGACGCCGGGATCATCGTCCCCGAACGCGACCCGGCCACCGGGTACCGCGTCTTCCGCACGACCGACGTCCGCGATGCCGAACTGGCCCATCTCCTTCGGCGCGGGGGATACCTGCTGGACCACATTGCCGCCGTGGTCCAGCAAATCCGAACCGCGGGCGGCACCGATGCGCTGTCCCGTTCCCTTGACGACTGGCAAGAGAAGCTGACAGCGCGGGGACTTGCAATGCTCAAGGCGTCCGCTCAGCTCAACGACTACCTGAACCAGCTCGACGCCGCCGCCCTCACAGCAGCTCCCGGCGACGGCTAA
- a CDS encoding NADP-dependent oxidoreductase: protein MPVKTFRQMVLRERPSAGITADTFAEQTMPVPSLQDGEALVEVVWLGIDATQRTWLNPDATYTAPVGIGDVMRGSGVGRVVASRNAALPEGQWVYGDLGWREYVVARDGGLFGVNPVPDGIDPRHMLTVFGVSGLTAFFGMSRVLNIADGDTVLVTGAAGSVGSLAGQIARLLGARVIGTAGSPEKVAWVKDVAGFDACVDYRADDVPAALQAFAPDGLTAVFDNVGGVLLENALDRLAIHARIALCGSISSGYTATGYGTGPSNYMQLAFRRARMEGFIFFDYLSEFPEALSRLAGWLAAGELHWAEDVIDGLHNAPTALQRLFDGANLGKQLVRVS from the coding sequence ATGCCCGTCAAGACCTTCCGCCAGATGGTGCTTCGCGAACGTCCGAGCGCGGGCATCACCGCCGACACGTTCGCTGAGCAGACCATGCCAGTGCCTTCGCTGCAAGACGGTGAAGCGTTGGTAGAGGTCGTTTGGCTCGGCATCGACGCCACACAGCGGACGTGGCTCAACCCCGACGCCACCTACACCGCACCCGTAGGAATCGGCGATGTGATGCGCGGTAGCGGCGTCGGCCGCGTGGTCGCCTCCCGGAATGCAGCGCTGCCGGAAGGGCAGTGGGTTTATGGCGACCTAGGCTGGCGGGAGTATGTCGTGGCCCGCGACGGCGGACTGTTCGGCGTCAATCCCGTCCCGGACGGTATCGATCCGCGCCACATGCTCACCGTGTTCGGCGTGAGCGGGCTGACGGCATTCTTCGGTATGTCACGCGTCCTGAACATCGCGGACGGAGACACCGTGCTGGTCACCGGCGCGGCCGGGAGCGTGGGCTCGCTCGCCGGGCAGATCGCGCGACTCCTCGGCGCTCGGGTCATCGGCACCGCCGGCTCGCCCGAAAAGGTCGCCTGGGTGAAGGACGTCGCCGGGTTCGACGCGTGCGTCGATTACCGCGCCGACGACGTCCCGGCCGCTTTGCAGGCCTTCGCGCCCGACGGGCTCACCGCCGTCTTCGACAACGTGGGCGGTGTTCTCCTGGAGAACGCGCTCGACCGGCTGGCCATCCATGCGCGCATCGCACTCTGCGGGTCGATCTCGTCCGGCTACACGGCCACCGGCTATGGGACGGGGCCGTCCAACTACATGCAACTGGCTTTCCGGCGGGCTCGCATGGAGGGCTTCATCTTCTTCGATTACCTCTCCGAATTTCCCGAAGCGCTGTCTCGTCTCGCGGGGTGGCTGGCCGCGGGGGAACTGCATTGGGCCGAAGACGTCATCGACGGGCTGCACAACGCTCCTACCGCGCTGCAACGGCTTTTCGACGGTGCCAATCTCGGAAAGCAGCTCGTTCGGGTGAGTTAG
- a CDS encoding TetR/AcrR family transcriptional regulator, with protein MAGRETRAERQQRTRAELVVSAAQLFAERGVAATSVEAIAEEAGYSRGAYHSNFETREEILNAVVDRVVGKLGPELAATLRSEGDVLGRLASYICTFLTYCAQRPVETRALIAVVAHRAATAAESYDDLVAASLSDLVALFEEGQRSGELRRFDPVMMASMLRRALDSEGLRVALGAPVDHVISELTATFSQATRSNEKA; from the coding sequence ATGGCAGGACGAGAGACGCGGGCCGAGCGGCAGCAGCGCACGCGTGCTGAGCTTGTGGTGTCGGCAGCGCAGCTGTTCGCGGAGCGCGGGGTGGCCGCCACCTCCGTCGAGGCGATCGCGGAGGAGGCCGGGTACAGCCGTGGCGCGTACCACAGCAATTTCGAGACGAGGGAAGAGATCCTCAACGCCGTGGTCGACCGCGTGGTCGGGAAACTGGGGCCGGAGCTTGCGGCAACGCTGCGCAGCGAAGGTGATGTCCTAGGCCGCCTCGCGTCGTACATCTGTACTTTTCTTACGTACTGCGCGCAGCGACCAGTGGAGACGCGGGCCTTGATAGCAGTCGTCGCGCACAGGGCGGCAACGGCGGCGGAATCCTACGACGATCTCGTGGCGGCGTCCCTTTCCGACCTGGTGGCGCTGTTCGAGGAAGGCCAGCGCAGTGGCGAACTGCGCCGATTCGACCCCGTCATGATGGCCTCGATGCTTCGCCGCGCTCTCGATAGTGAAGGGCTGCGAGTGGCACTCGGGGCTCCAGTGGACCACGTCATCAGCGAACTGACCGCGACATTCAGCCAAGCGACACGTTCCAACGAGAAAGCTTGA
- a CDS encoding HNH endonuclease signature motif containing protein, whose amino-acid sequence MSSIAVDLDTASTMELVDAASAIAAELASRAAPDSAAVCMDLTETLAAATDLHEAALSRLIGTVDRTREVQRWGFPSTRSWLRSRLGMREARAKERLTLARQAHRLPEMTERWATGELSAGYAATIADAVTRLDDHDCGKAETILLGMVDQRFSAGKIAGFGKRIGDVIAERDGTEQAPEDVARGYERSWIDSTRSLDGGRYIKGWLNAEDAAIFDGTLAPLAKPAGTDDHRDLSERTAAALTTVLSGGHRATRVTVICDLDTLTGATTPARLTDGTPIPAAQARRIALNAGVSPLLLGRGNLPLYLGHKVRFATAPQRQVLETLYATCAVAGCEVPGTLCEVDHVHGWALGHSPTDIDQLTLTCGWHNRYKHTHPHRLHITKALDGRYTYRLHPPGTRTLPQPGRPPPWPQAA is encoded by the coding sequence ATGAGTTCAATCGCGGTCGACCTCGATACCGCGTCCACCATGGAATTGGTGGACGCGGCATCGGCGATCGCCGCCGAACTCGCCTCCCGTGCCGCACCCGACTCGGCGGCGGTGTGCATGGACCTCACCGAGACCCTCGCCGCCGCCACCGATCTGCATGAAGCCGCCCTGTCGCGATTGATCGGCACCGTCGACCGGACTCGCGAAGTGCAGCGGTGGGGTTTCCCCTCCACCCGGTCCTGGCTGCGGTCCCGCCTCGGTATGCGCGAAGCCCGCGCCAAGGAGCGCCTCACGCTGGCCCGCCAGGCCCACCGTCTGCCGGAGATGACCGAGCGGTGGGCCACCGGCGAACTGTCGGCCGGGTACGCCGCCACCATCGCCGACGCAGTCACCCGCCTCGACGACCACGACTGCGGCAAGGCCGAGACGATCCTGCTGGGCATGGTCGACCAGCGCTTCTCCGCCGGGAAGATCGCCGGCTTCGGCAAGCGGATCGGCGACGTCATCGCCGAACGCGACGGCACCGAGCAGGCCCCCGAAGACGTGGCGCGGGGGTATGAGCGGTCGTGGATCGACTCGACCCGCTCCCTGGACGGCGGCCGCTACATCAAGGGCTGGCTCAACGCCGAAGACGCCGCGATCTTCGACGGCACCCTCGCGCCCTTGGCCAAACCCGCCGGAACCGACGACCACCGCGACCTGTCCGAACGCACCGCCGCCGCACTCACCACAGTCCTGTCGGGCGGGCACAGGGCCACCCGCGTCACCGTCATCTGCGACCTGGACACCCTCACCGGCGCCACCACCCCCGCCCGTCTCACCGACGGCACCCCGATCCCCGCCGCCCAAGCCCGCCGCATCGCGCTCAACGCCGGAGTCTCACCCCTCCTCCTGGGACGCGGAAACCTGCCCCTCTACCTCGGCCACAAGGTCCGGTTCGCCACCGCTCCCCAACGCCAGGTCCTGGAAACCCTGTACGCCACCTGCGCCGTCGCGGGATGCGAGGTGCCCGGGACGCTGTGCGAGGTCGACCACGTCCACGGCTGGGCCCTCGGCCACAGCCCCACCGACATCGACCAACTCACCCTCACCTGCGGCTGGCACAACCGCTACAAACACACCCACCCCCACCGGCTCCACATCACCAAAGCACTCGACGGCCGCTACACCTACCGCCTCCACCCACCCGGAACCAGAACCCTGCCCCAACCCGGCCGCCCACCACCCTGGCCCCAGGCCGCATGA